In Paenibacillus stellifer, the DNA window TGCTCCATATCGGCTTGGTTCACCTCGGTCACCTTCTCCATCCGGAAGGTGCCGAGAATCGATGCCAGCGCCTTGCTTCCGGCCGGGGTAACGGTTACGGCCAGCACAGTCGCCGCGACTACTGCGGCTGCCGTCCAGCGGCGCATCCGCCCCTTTCTTACGCGGCGCGCTGCGGCAGGCGCTTCTTCCTTCTTCATTACGGCGGCGGGTCCGCTCACGGCAGCCGCTTCGCCGGAAGCCAGGCGGCTGTCCGCTTGAAGCCGCAGGTCCCGCGGCATCTCTCCGGCAGCATCCGCCTTCACTAGTTCCTCCGCTGGAGCCGGATAAACGGCTTGCTCCGCCCGCAGCCCTTCCTGTCCAGCTTCCATGGCCCGCCGTTCCAGCGCTTCCCATGCTGCGGAAGCCGGCTCCCGCTCCAGTGTCTGTCTTATCCGCTCCCACGCCTTGTCGGTGACACCTGCGTCCGTCATTTCAAATTCACAATCTGATGTCGTCATCTGCGATAAGCCTCCTTATGCCTGATCTATGTGCGGCCGATACCGCTTGTCAGAAGTGCGATCCCGCACGCTCTGGTCCAGCATTTCCTTTTATGTCCCGCAGGGCCATCCCTGTCAGTGAAGTTCCACTCCCGCATCCGCAGCCTGGCGGCGCAGACGCTCCGTCGCCCGTGACAGCAATGTGCCCATGATCTGCGGCCGCACAGACAGCTCTTCGGCGATTTCGGCATAGCTGTAACCGGAATAACGAAGCAGCAGAGCCTTGCGGTCCCGCTCATCCAGTCCGTCCAGCCAATGCCGGACCTCCTCCTGGTCCAGCTGCCGCATCCATTCCTCCTCGCCCGACGGCGAGGAACCGCCTGCCGGCTGCTCCCGCTCACTCTGTTCGGCCAATTCGCGTTCTCTCGCCGCCCGTCCCATATAGTCATAAGCAAGACGAGTGCTTACCCGGTGCAGCCAGGCGCCGGGAGCCTCCAGATTGTCGGGCGGTTGTCTATACAGCCTCAGGAACGTCTCCTGTGCGAGATCCTCCGCGACCGCTTCGTCACGCAGCAGCGCGGCCAGCTTGCGGAGCACTCCAGGATAGTATTCGTAAAAGATTTGTTTGAACAGGGAAGATTCCGGAAATCCCAAGATTGTTCCTCCTCTCTAGCTGCAGCTGTTAATTAGACGGCCGGGAAGTGGGTTTTGTATCAGGCTGGAATAAAAAAACTGATCCTTCGCCCGGCTACCGGTTCACGGCAGCCGGGTAGATCATGGGGGAGCTTAGCGAGCATCGTTTCGGTAATGTGGCGGGGACGGAAGCGGCGGAATAAACAAACCGGCGCCGGCAAGGCGCCGGCGCCAGTAAGCTGGAGGGTTCTTCCTGCCGCACTGATGCAGGGATTCCTTTCCTTTATGAGAGAAGCTTGTTCAGCTGTGTCCTTCCGCAGCAGTCCGCGATTCTCAGCTTTCCTTGGGCGGCTGATAGGAGCTCTTAAGCTTGACGATCAGATTGAACACCGGCTTGCCTGGAGCCGAGTACCGGCTGTCGACATTGAAATAGCCGTGACGGAAGAACTGGAACTTGTCCTGCGGCTTGCTGTCTTTGAGCCCAGGCTCCACAAATCCCTGCAGAATCTCAATCGAATTCGGATTGAGCTGGTCGAGGAAGGTCGGCTCCGGCTTGCCTTCGCCTTCATTCTCCACGCCCTCGCCTTCCGGCTCATCGGCCAGAATGAGCGGCTCATACAGCCGGAATTCGGCTGGAACGGCATGCTGCGCGTCGATCCAGTGAAGCGTGCCCTTAACCTTCCGGGTGCTTGTCTTCGTCTCCGGATCGTAGGTACAGCGCAGCTCGACGACTTCGCCGTTCTCGTCTTTGATCACTTCGTTGCAGGTAATGAAGTAAGCATATTTCAGCCGCACCTCGTTGCCCGGGAACAGACGGAAGAACTTCTTCGGCGGGTTCTCCATGAAATCGTCCCGTTCAATGTAGATTTCACGGGAGAACGGAATCTGGCGGACGCCCATTTCCTCGTTCTCGATATTGTTCTCCGCCTCAAACCACTCGGTCTTGCCTTCCGGATAGTTCGTGATGACGACCTTGAGCGGACGAAGCACCGACATCGTGCGCGGCGCCTTCAGCTTCAGATCCTCGCGGATGAAATGCTCCAGCATGCCGAGGTCGACCAGACCCTGGCTCTTCGAAATGCCCGTCTCGAACACGAAATTGCGGATCGCTTCCGGCGTGTAGCCCCGGCGGCGCAGACCGGAAATGGTCGGCATCCGCGGATCGTCCCAGCCGTCCACATGGCCTTCGTCCACAAGCAGCTTCAGCTTGCGCTTGCTTGTCACCGTCTGGGCCAGGTTGAGGCGGCCGAATTCGTATTGATGCGGCACTGCCGGCATTTCGCATTCGGCGATTACCCAGTCATAGAAGGGGCGCTGATCCTCGAACTCCAGCGAACAGAGTGAATGCGTGATGCCTTCGATGGCATCCTCCAGCGGATGCGCATACGTGTACATCGGATAGATGCACCAGGCGTCGCCCGTGTTATGGTGATGGGCTCTGGCAATGCGATAGAGCACGGGATCGCGAAGGTTGATGTTCGGTGAAGCCATGTCGATCTTGGCGCGCAGCACCTTCTCGCCGTCCTTGAACTCGCCGGCCTTCATGCGCCGGAACAGATCCAGGTTCTCCTCCACGCTGCGTTCCCGGTACGGACTGTTCTTGCCCGGCTCCGTAAGCGTGCCGCGAAGCTCGCGGATTTCATCTGCGCTGAGGTCGTCCACGTACGCCTTGCCCTTCTTGATGAGCAGCTCCGCGCGTTCGTACATTTCGCCGAAATAGTCGGAGGCGAAGCGGAGATTTTCCCATTCATATCCGAGCCACTTGACATCTTCCTCAATCGATTTGACGTACTCCGTATCTTCCTTCAGCGGATTCGTGTCGTCGAACCGCAGATTCGTCTTGCCGCCGAACTCGGCCGCCAGCGTGAAGTTGATCCAGATCGCCTTGGCATGTCCGATATGCAGGTATCCGTTCGGCTCGGGAGGAAAGCGGGTGATAACCTCTTTTACCTTGCCGGAGCTGAGATCTTCGTTGATGATATTTTTAATGAAATTGGAGGGGGTGTTCGGTTTCTCCACAGCAATCAACCTTTCCTACTTTAAGTCTGGTCTTCTTAATATACCCGTTACGCAGTTAATGTTCAATAAAATGGGATTCCACCGTACTGGACAAGTGCTTTGACTTCCCGGCGGGGGATGGAGTAGCATGAATGCAGAAAGGGGAGGTTGGGATGAAACCGGTCAAAATGCCGCAGGATCAGCGCGAGGCAGTACTGGATCATATTCAGGAATATTTCGAGCTTGAGCGAGGAGAGAGTATCGGACGCCTTGCAGCCGACAACATGCTGGAATTCTTCATGGGAGAGCTTGGACCTGCCGTGTACAACCAGGCGCTCAGCGATTGCCGGACACTTGCGGTACAGCGGATGCAGGGCCTCGAAGAGGATATATACGCGCTGGAATGGAAAATCAAACGAAGATAGCGCACGGACACTTGCGGCGTTTGAAGAGATAAACATGATTTCAAGGGGGCGTCAGCTTGTTTCATTTTGTCATCGATGATGAGCTTGTATTGAAACCGCTGGCGTCGGAGCAGGCCGGACCTCTGTTTCAATTGGTGGAGCAGTCGAGAGCCCGGCTCCGGCGCTGGCTGCCCTGGGTGGATGGCGTAACGGAGCCCGCCCATATGGCCAGCTTCATCAAAAGCGCCCTCAAGCAGGGCAGCGAGAATGGCGGCTTTACCGCAGGGCTATGGATTCGCGAGCAGCTTGCGGGCATTATCGGCTTCCACGAGGTCGACTGGCATAACCGCTCGGTCGGCATCGGCTACTGGCTTGGACAGGGCTATGAGGGCAAGGGCTATATGACGAGCGCATGCCGGGTCTTCATCGATTATGCCATGCTGGAAATGGAGCTGAACCGTGTGGAGATTCGCTGCGCGACGGAGAATCTCTCCAGCCGGGCCATTCCGGAACGCCTTGGCTTTGTGCTCGAAGGTATTGTCCGGGAGGCGGAGAAGCTGCCGTCAGGGTATGTTCACCATGCCGTGTACGGCATGCTGCGCAGGGAGTGGAATATGCTGCGGTAGGAGGAATGTCAGGGAGAGCCGCCTGAAGCGAACCGGACTCGCCCTGTACGAAAGGGGAAGACGTGAAATGAGCGAAGCGAGGCGCTCAGGCGGCGGTCAGCCTACTGCGCCTCTTCTAGCCGTTTGCGGAACGAATCGCGGATGCCTGACGCCAAGGCCTCTACGTCAAGCATTTCACGAAGGCCCTCCTTGTCGCCGCGTCCCGCTCCCATAAGGTGCAGCACCCGCGCGATCGTTGCATTCGCCTCGCCGGACGCCACTTTGATCACCTCGGAGCCGGCGGCGATTTCGCCTTCCCGCAGCACGCGGAGATAGAAGCCGCTGTAGCCCGTCTTCAGCACCTCTGCCGGCATGTCGTCCGGCCCGTGCTTCTGCGAGAGCTTGAAGCATGGATAGCGGGGCTGGCTCACCTGCACAAGCGCGGTGCCGATTTCATAAATATCGCCGATGCATACCTCCGTCTCCCGAAGGCCGGAGGTAGTGGCGTTCTCCCCGAAGGCCGCAGGGTCCAGCTTCCGGCCGAGCCAGCTTTCCCAATAGGCGTAATGCTCCGAAGGATACACGCATACGGCCTTGTCCGGCCCGCCGTGGTTGACGAGATCGGCCTGTCCATCTCCTGCCAGCCCGGCGGCGGTCAGAGGCAGCGGTCCCGATACCGGAACTTTGTAGATGCCGGTTTGGAGCGGCTTATCCCGGTACGACACTTCAACAGGCATTCCTACATTCAAGGACTGAATATTCACGATTGATCTCCTCTCTGCTGTCCGTTCGTTTCTACACAAGCCTATAGCTCATGAATACCTCGTCCACATAGCGGCCCGCCAGGTAGAATTCCTCACGCAGCCGGCCCTCCTCGGTAAATCCGCATTTCCGGTAGAAGGCCAGCGCCTGCACATTACAGGACAGCGCGCGAAGTCTCAGCTTGCGCACATCTGCCTCCGCCGCCAGCTTCTTCATCGCTTCGATCAGGGAGCTGCCGACTCCCTGCCGCTGCCAGTCGGGATGAACGGCTATGTAGATCTCGTAGACATGCCGGTTGCATCGGTGGCTGGTAGGACATCCGAAGCCCAGATAACCGCATAGCGAGCCGCCTTTGAGCGCCACTAGCTGGGAGCCGGGCGGCGCATGCAGCAAATATTCCTCGCTGGAGCGCCAGGAGAGAGCCGCGGGAGCGGTATCCTCGTTCCAGATCAGATGGTCCAGCGTGATGAGCTCACGGACGTCGCGGAATTCGGACGGACGGATCAGCAGCGGTTCCGTGTCTGTTCGAAACATTGGTCAGTTCCCCCTTGCATTTGAACAGCTTCTGCGAACGATTGCGGAGAGGCGGGATCGCACTTGTCCCCCAGCCCCCGCTCATTTGCAAAAGCCTTTAAGACTTTTATGCAGCAGGCTCCTCGGCCGCCGGACGGCGGCGGATGCCGTATGCATTAATGACGAAGAATCCGACCGACAGCACCGCCATCGCGCAGGCCAGCCATGCGGTCGGAGCAAGACCGCCCTCATCGAACAGGCTGCCCATGAACAGAGGACCCAGCACCCGGCCGACGGCGCCGATGCCGCCGGACAGGCCCAGGTAGAAGGGCGCGTTCCGGCCGGCATGCTCGGAGATAAACGCCGGCTGCGCCGGCGAAATCAGCATCTCCCCAAGCGTTGTCAGGATCATGGCACACAGCATGCCCCCGTAGCTTGGAACGGTCAGGATGACCACATAACCGAGCAGGTAAAAAATCGCGCTGGCCGTCATCTGCGACGCGGGCTCCGCCGCGAAGCGGCGCCGGATAAGCGAGACCAGCGGCTGGGCGGCAAAGATCAGCACCCCGTTAAGCGTCCATAGAAAGCCATAATATTTCTTCGGCAGTCCTTCCGAAATAATGAATGGCGAAACTCCCGTGTTCCAGATCGAGTTGCCGATCAGCAGAAACAGCGAACCCAGCGCCATGAACAGATAAATGCGTGTATTCAGCATCAGCTTCCAGTTCGACTCCTGGCGTGATGGTCCCCTCCGGGCATCAGCCGGAATCGGACCCGACGAGCCGCCGACCCGTCTCAGATACACAAAGAAAAAAGCCGCAAAAACAGCGGAGGTCGCGCCGTTCAGCACAAAGCTCAGCATATAGGAAATATCGGCGAGGAAGCCGCTCAGCGCCGTACCGACCGCTACCCCGATATTGTTGGCCACATAAATAATATTGAACAGCTGGGCCCGCTGCGAGGCGAAGCGAAAGCCGACAAACGCCTGAATCGCAGGCATGGACAGCGCGTTGAACAGTCCCATAAGCCCCATTGTAACGATAAAAGCGGTCCAGTTCGCGCTTGCAGCCGGGAGTGCGAACAGCGTCAGAGCGTTGACCGCCAGCGAGCCGACAATCAGCCGGTTGACGCCAACCTTGTGATACAGCGACCCGCCCAGCAGCTGCCCCAGAATACCGCCGAGCGACTGAATCAGGATCACGAATCCCGCATCCGTCATGCTGCGTCCCAGCTCATCGAATACATACATTGTCACCAGCGGCCACATCAAGGAACTGCCGGTTGCGTTAATCAGACTTGCGATTAGAAATACTTTGACTTCTCTAGGATAGTTGTCCAAAAACCTCATCTGCCCATACATCCCCTGTAATCTATATGTCACTAATTCACTATAGTATTACGTTTAACCGATGTATCGGGCAAGCCTTTGCACTGCCGCATTAACGCGGCCTCACCTGCACCGTGGTGGAGAAAAAGGTCGCCCCTTTCCCCATATCGCTCAGCCTGTCCGGAGTGAGCACATTGCTCCGCTGCGGACGGTCCTTCCCTTCCCACCACAGCCCCTGGCTGATGACGGTTCCCGGAAGCATCCTGTCAGACACCGAAGCCCACACCTCAATGGAGCCCCGGTCATTGTATACCTTGACCTCATCGCCGTCCTCGATGCCGCGCGCCTCCGCATCCTCCGGATGAATTTGCAGCGTCGGCCGCTTCTCCAGAGCTTGATGCTTCCCGGTATTGGCGAAGGTGGAGTTCAGGAAGTTGTGATTGGGCGGTGAAATGAACATCAGCGGATACTTCTCCTCCGAAGAAGGCCGCCGCAGTCCGTCATAACCTTCGACAAGCGGCGAATAGGCCGGAAGCGGAGGCAGGCCCGCATTTTCCATCGCCCGTGAGAAGAGCTCGATTGTGCCGGAAGGCGTCGTTAAGCGCTCCAGGTAATTGGCTTTGGGGGACATATCCAGCTTCACGAACCGCTCTTCCTTCAACCGTTCCAGCGTCACACCGTGCAGATAGGGATTGCGCGGATAATTCAGCGCTTCCCGGATCATGTCTTCCTCCGTTGCGCGGAACGCCCCATCATCGAAGCCCATAGCTTGTCCAAGGAGAGCGAATACTTCAAAGTTGCTCTTGCAGTCTCCCGGCGGTTCCAGTACCGGCTCCTGAAGCTGGACATAATGATGCCAGTAAGAGCTGTACAGATCGGTATTCTCGAAGGTTGAGGTTGCCGGCAGCACCAGATCGGCGTATTTCGCCGTATCGGTCAGGAATAAATCATGCACGACCGTGAACAGGTCCTCCCGTTCAAAGCCGCGCTTCACCCGCTCCAGATCGGGTGCGACGACAAGCGGATTACTGCAGTAGACGAACAGAGCTTTTATCGGCTGCTCCGTCATTTCCAGCGCTTCTCCGATCCGGTTCATGTTGATGCTGCGCGCCCGCGGGTTCGGACGCAGGTCGGGACGCTCCAGAGCGCGAGCGTTCATTGCGGCATAGGCACCGTTGGACTTGTACGCGCCCCCTCCGGTCTTGAGCCATTGTCCGGTCAGCGCCGGCAGGCAGGAAATGGTGCGCACCGACATGCCGCCGTTATCGTGATGCTGCAGTCCGTTGCCGATATGAATGTAGGACACCGCTGCTTCCCCGTACATCCGGGCCAGACGCTCGATATCGGCAGCCGGAATGCCCGTTATCTCGGCTACTGCTTCCGGCGTGTATTCCTTCGCCTGCTCTCTCAGCTCTTCATGTCCGGTTGTGTAAGCGGCCAGGAAGCTATCGTCCGTCAGCCTGTCGCGGAACAGAATATGCATAATGCCAAGGGCAAGTGCCGCATCCGTTCCGGGATATAGCGGCAGGAACCAGTCTCCCCACTGGGCGGTCCGGTTCCGGTGAACGTCGATCACGACCACCTTGGCCCCTTTCTTCCGCGCCTGCTCGGCGAGTACAACCTGATGCATGTTGGTGCTGACGATATTGCCGCCCCATACGAGGATCAGATCGGCATTCACGATGTCCTCGGGACTCGTTCCGCCGCCGAAGCCCATCGTATATTTCCAGCCCGCACTTCCGGCGGAGTTGCAGATCGTCTGCTCCAGCCGGCTTGCTCCGAGCGCGTTGAAGAAACGCCGGTCCATGCCTTCAACACTGAGTATGCCCATATTGCCGTAGAAGCTGTAGGGCAGAATGCTCTCCGGCCCGTATTCCTCCGACAGCCGGGAGAAGGTTCCGGCGATTTCGGCGATCGCCTCATCCCAGGAGACCGGCTCGAAACGGCCTTCTCCCTTAGGACCTACCCGGCGCATAGGCGTTGTCAGCCGCTCCGGGTGATGGACGCGCTCCGCCATGTGCCGTACCTTGTTGCAGATGGCTCCCCGGGTTACCGGATGCTCCGGATTCCCTGTTACCTTTACGATTTTGCCGTCTTTCTTATGAACAAGAAGTCCGCAAGTGTCGGGACAATCCAGCGGGCACACCGCCGGGAATACGCCGTTCTTCACTTCTCTCATGCTTGCAGTCCTCCATATGCGGTCAGTCTGTGTTTGTTACTATTTTATAGTCGCATATTTTCAAAGAAAAGACCAAACCCTTTTAGAGACTCATGATTCGCAGGATAACGCGCAGGGTAATAACAAGCATGAAATACTCCCTATTTTCCCGCCGCACCTCTTGACGGTTTCGTTCCCCCGGGCCGCCAATGATGACGGCGTTTTTTTTGTCTCATCACGCTCTATCTGCATACTATCCATCCATTCAGTTCTACGAAGATGTATTTGATGCAAAGTTATTAGTAAAAGGTAGGAAGTTGGCTTATTTTGATTTGAACGGATTATGGCTTGCGTTAAATGTGGAAGAAGGTATTCCACGTAAAGCTCGAAGTATTAGGCGTAAATGTTCTCCCAGGTCGTATAAGGGATGAGAAGGATAAAAGGTCCATTTATTTCACTGATCCTGATGGGCATAAATTTGAATTTCATACGGGTACGCTTCAGGATAGGCTTTCATATGACAAAGACGATAAAGCACATATGATTTTTTATGACTATTAAATCAACTCATTTCCCCCGAGTGCTATAAGTTAGCTTAAGATCTATTTTCATAAAAAAAGAGTACCACTCCGTTTGGAGCCGTACCCTTCGTAATTGCTATTCGGAACATGCGGAGCAGATGACCTTAAGCGTGCTTCTTCACGCCGGCAGCCGCGCTGTCGATCGACTGAACTGCGGCAGGAGTCTTGCGCAGATAGGCGTTGAAGTAGGCGCCAGCCACGAACAGAGCGCCGCCCACCAGATTGCCGAGCCATACCGGAGCGAAATTGCCGAAGTATTCGCCCCAGCTGAAATGGCCTTCGAAGATGGCGGCCGGAATCAGGAACATATTAGCCACAACGTGCTGGAATCCGATGGCAACGAACGCCATGGTCGGGAACCAGATGCCGAGGATTTTGCCGCTGAAGTTGTCGGCGCCGTAGGACAGCCATACCGCCAAAGCTACGAGCCAGTTACAGCCGATACCCGATACGAACGCCTGCAGGAAGGTGGCATCCAGCTTGTGCTGCGCCAGGTCTACGAGTTTATCAAGATAGACGCCGTCGGCCGTCAGACCGACGACATGGCCGAAGAAGTAGGCGACGAACAAAGCCCCCACAAAGTTGCTGATCGTAATAAGCACGAGATTCTTGATCGTTTCGGCGAAGGTAATCTTCTTGGACATAAAAGCGAGCGGGACGGCCATCATATTGCCGGTCAGCAGCTCGCCGCCCGCCAGCAGCACGAGAATCAGGCCAACCGGGAACAAGGCCGCTCCGATAAAGGACGCGATCGAACCCCATTCCTTCGGCGCGCTGGCAATGACGCGAATATCAAGCAAATATCCGAGAGCGATGAACGCTCCTCCCAGAAAGCCGAGAATGAGCACGGCGAGCAGAGGGTTGTGAGCCTTCTTGATTCCGTTCTCCACCGTCACTTCGGCTATTTGCTGTGGTTTGTTATAAGCCATGGTTTCTGTCTCCTTCACAAAATACTTTAAATTTTTTCTATTAACCCTACTGCCTCATTTTATCGCGTTACTACGGACAATAACGTGACAAATATCACTCATGGAAAGAGGCTAGTGAATTTTTTCACCCAGTTTGCAAACTTTTCACCTCTTCCTTAAAATGTAAAATTATAATATTTAATACGCTGCGGCCTCCGCTAATTTTCCGGGTCTAGGCTGGATAGCATCACCAAAGAGCGGCAGTCCCTATAACGACAAAAAACCGGGGCCTTCCGGCCCCGGTTCTCCAGTCTTGCGTTGTATTCCGCTTCAATATATCCCTTCGAAACTCATGCCTCACCGGCAGGGAACGTTCTCCCGCAGTGACGCTGCGCTTGTACCGTCGTTACGCTTGTACCGTCTCTTTCACCGCCGTCTTCGGCAGCGCCTGAAGGCCTGCCGTATTCAGGAAGTTCCACGGCTTGTTGTAATGCGGCTGGAAGAAGAAATCGACGAATGCCAGCTGATCGACCGTCATTTGGTTCTGAATGCATACCGAAATCGTGTTGATCGACTGCGTCAGATCCGCCTTCGACATGATCTGGGCGCCGAGAATGCGGCGGGTTGCGCGCTCGTAGACGACTTTGAGCAGCACTTCTTCAAATGTAGGCATAAACTCCGGACGGTAGTTATCCTTCACCAGCACCGCTTCGGCATCAATGCCTTCGTGAAGCGCAGCAGCTTCGGTCAATCCGGTGCCGGCAATGTTGTCTTCATAAATCTTGATGCCCGAAGTGCCCTGCGTTCCCATATACGGGATACTCTGGCTGACCAGGTTGCGGGCGATCAGAGTTCCCATGCGGACCGCGTTGGTAGCGAGCGGAATGTAGGCTTTCTTGCCGGTCGGGTTGTAGTGGATGGCGCAGCTGTCGCCTGCCGCAAATACGTCCGCAGCGCTGGTGCGCATATAGTTGTCGACGATGATCGCTCCATTGGCCAGCATGTCGACCTGACCCTTCAGCAGCTCGGTGTTCGGACGGAAGCCGATGCAGAGAATGACGAGGTCGGCCTTGTATTCGCCTTTATCGGTCACTACGGTCGTCACTTTGCCGTCCTCTCCCTTGAAGGAGCTGACCTTTTCCCCAAGTGCCAGATCAATGCCGTGATCCTTCAGGGACTGTTCAATCGGTGCCGTAAACTCGGGATCCAGGTATTTGCTCAGAATCCGGTCTTCCGCATCAATCAGCGTCACTTCCTTGCCGTTCTGCTGGAACGCTTCAACCAGCTCGATTCCGATATAACCGGCGCCGACCACGGTGATGCGTTTGGCCTGCTCGGCTTTCTCGATGATCGTGTTCGAATGGCGATAGTTTTTGGACAATACGATATTTTCAAGCTCCATGCCCTCAAGCTTCGGAACGATCGGCCATGATCCCGTAGTGACAATCAGCTTGTCGTACGAATCGCCGAATTCCTCTCCGGTCTTCAGATTGCGGGCACGCAGCGTTTTGCTCTTGGTATCAACGGAGGTGACTTCATGCAGCATGTTCGTCTTGACTCCCAGTTCCGCCAGCTTCTCCGGCGAAGAATAGAACAGGCCTTGGGGGTCTTTTACCACTCCTCCCACATACAGCGCAATGCCGCAGGAGAGAAAAGAGATATTGTCGTTCCGTTCGTATACAGTAATTTCAGCATCCGGGTAGAGCTGGGCGGTATTCACGATGGCGGCGGTTCCTGCATGGGTGCAACCTATAACAACGACTTTCATGATTTCTTCCTCCTCCAAAATGGATATTTCAATATTTATGTGATTTATTTCACTTTATATAGTCATTATATTGTGATTTATATCACATTTCAACCCTTTTGCACCCGAGTTAACCCAATATTCACAATTTTAAATTTTAAGTGACATTCTTGGCAAAAGTGATTCATCGCTGCAAAACGGTGCGCACCGCTTCCTTTACCGGTTGTTTCGGCCGATTTATCCTTATCTTTCCCGCCAGAGAACGGCTTATGTCCGTCAGAATCAGGGAATAAAGGCCGGCCCGGAAACGCTAAAAACCCGATTCCAGAGGAACCGGGGGAAGTACTTGAGCGATATGAGTGCTGAGCAGCGCTATTTAAGCCAGGCCGGTCAGCACCCCGTCCTCATCGATCCGCAGCTCTTCGGCGGCCGGCTTGACGGGGAGACCCGGCATCGTCACGATGCTGCCGGTGATGACGACGGCGAATCCTGCGCCAAGGGACAGGGTGATGTCCCGAACCTGGACCGTGAAGCCTTCCGGAGCGCCCAGCAGCCTCGGCTGATCGGAGAACGAATACGGCGTCTTCGCCATGCAGACTTGAAGCTCGCCGAGTCCGAGCCGCTCAATCAGTGCAAGGCTGCGTTTGGCCGCAGGGCTGAAGGCGACCTCCGCGCCGCGGTAGATTTCCTTGACGATCTTGCCGATCTTCGATGGAATATCAAGCTGGTCCTCATACAGCGGAGCGAACTCCGCAGCGCTTTCGCGGTCAAGCAGCTTCTTCAGCTCTTCCGCAAGCTCCAGACCTCCGGCACCGCCTTCGGCCCAGGCTTTGGAGATCGCGGCCGACACGCCAAGACGCCGGCAGGCGTCGATAATCGCCTGGACTTCGGCTTCACTGTCTCCTTCAAAATGGTTCAGGGCGACCAGCACAGGAACCCCGAATTTGCGCAGGTTCTCGATATGCCGCTCCATATTCGCAAGTCCGGCCAGCAGCGCCGCGCGGTTAGGCGCGTACAGCTCTCCCTTCGGGATTCCACCGTTGTACTTGAGCGCCTTCACCGTTACCACCAGCACGGCTGCGCTTGGCGCAAGCCCCGCCTGGCGGCATTTAATGTCCATGAACTTCTCCGCTCCAAGATCGGCGCCGAAGCCCGCTTCCGTAACGACGACTTCACCGAGCTTCAGGGCGTACCGGGTACCGATCACACTGCTGCAGCCATGGGCGATGTTGGCGAATGGTCCGCCGTGAACGATAACCGGCGTGCCTTCCAGCGTCTGCACCAGATTCGGCTTCACCGCTTCCTTCAGCAGTGCGCTCATGGCCTCCACCGCATTCAGGCGGTCCGCCGTGACCGGCTTCCCTTCCCGATCGTAACCGACCAGCATCCGTCCTAGTCTCGCCTTCAGATCGGACAGATCGCTGCATAGACACAGCACGGCCATGATTTCCGAAGCCGTAGTAATCTGGAATCCGCTCTCCCGGACGACGCCGTTGCCGTCCCCAAGACCTGTGACGATATTCCGCAGGCTGCGGTCATTCATATCCAGCACCCTTTTCCAGACAATACGTTGAGGGTCC includes these proteins:
- a CDS encoding GNAT family N-acetyltransferase, producing MFHFVIDDELVLKPLASEQAGPLFQLVEQSRARLRRWLPWVDGVTEPAHMASFIKSALKQGSENGGFTAGLWIREQLAGIIGFHEVDWHNRSVGIGYWLGQGYEGKGYMTSACRVFIDYAMLEMELNRVEIRCATENLSSRAIPERLGFVLEGIVREAEKLPSGYVHHAVYGMLRREWNMLR
- a CDS encoding DUF2164 domain-containing protein, which codes for MKPVKMPQDQREAVLDHIQEYFELERGESIGRLAADNMLEFFMGELGPAVYNQALSDCRTLAVQRMQGLEEDIYALEWKIKRR
- a CDS encoding glutamine--tRNA ligase/YqeY domain fusion protein, producing the protein MEKPNTPSNFIKNIINEDLSSGKVKEVITRFPPEPNGYLHIGHAKAIWINFTLAAEFGGKTNLRFDDTNPLKEDTEYVKSIEEDVKWLGYEWENLRFASDYFGEMYERAELLIKKGKAYVDDLSADEIRELRGTLTEPGKNSPYRERSVEENLDLFRRMKAGEFKDGEKVLRAKIDMASPNINLRDPVLYRIARAHHHNTGDAWCIYPMYTYAHPLEDAIEGITHSLCSLEFEDQRPFYDWVIAECEMPAVPHQYEFGRLNLAQTVTSKRKLKLLVDEGHVDGWDDPRMPTISGLRRRGYTPEAIRNFVFETGISKSQGLVDLGMLEHFIREDLKLKAPRTMSVLRPLKVVITNYPEGKTEWFEAENNIENEEMGVRQIPFSREIYIERDDFMENPPKKFFRLFPGNEVRLKYAYFITCNEVIKDENGEVVELRCTYDPETKTSTRKVKGTLHWIDAQHAVPAEFRLYEPLILADEPEGEGVENEGEGKPEPTFLDQLNPNSIEILQGFVEPGLKDSKPQDKFQFFRHGYFNVDSRYSAPGKPVFNLIVKLKSSYQPPKES
- a CDS encoding GNAT family N-acetyltransferase — protein: MFRTDTEPLLIRPSEFRDVRELITLDHLIWNEDTAPAALSWRSSEEYLLHAPPGSQLVALKGGSLCGYLGFGCPTSHRCNRHVYEIYIAVHPDWQRQGVGSSLIEAMKKLAAEADVRKLRLRALSCNVQALAFYRKCGFTEEGRLREEFYLAGRYVDEVFMSYRLV
- a CDS encoding sigma-70 family RNA polymerase sigma factor, with the translated sequence MGFPESSLFKQIFYEYYPGVLRKLAALLRDEAVAEDLAQETFLRLYRQPPDNLEAPGAWLHRVSTRLAYDYMGRAARERELAEQSEREQPAGGSSPSGEEEWMRQLDQEEVRHWLDGLDERDRKALLLRYSGYSYAEIAEELSVRPQIMGTLLSRATERLRRQAADAGVELH
- a CDS encoding MOSC domain-containing protein — its product is MNIQSLNVGMPVEVSYRDKPLQTGIYKVPVSGPLPLTAAGLAGDGQADLVNHGGPDKAVCVYPSEHYAYWESWLGRKLDPAAFGENATTSGLRETEVCIGDIYEIGTALVQVSQPRYPCFKLSQKHGPDDMPAEVLKTGYSGFYLRVLREGEIAAGSEVIKVASGEANATIARVLHLMGAGRGDKEGLREMLDVEALASGIRDSFRKRLEEAQ
- a CDS encoding MFS transporter encodes the protein MRFLDNYPREVKVFLIASLINATGSSLMWPLVTMYVFDELGRSMTDAGFVILIQSLGGILGQLLGGSLYHKVGVNRLIVGSLAVNALTLFALPAASANWTAFIVTMGLMGLFNALSMPAIQAFVGFRFASQRAQLFNIIYVANNIGVAVGTALSGFLADISYMLSFVLNGATSAVFAAFFFVYLRRVGGSSGPIPADARRGPSRQESNWKLMLNTRIYLFMALGSLFLLIGNSIWNTGVSPFIISEGLPKKYYGFLWTLNGVLIFAAQPLVSLIRRRFAAEPASQMTASAIFYLLGYVVILTVPSYGGMLCAMILTTLGEMLISPAQPAFISEHAGRNAPFYLGLSGGIGAVGRVLGPLFMGSLFDEGGLAPTAWLACAMAVLSVGFFVINAYGIRRRPAAEEPAA